The genomic region TACAGTTAATGCTTTTTTAATGTAATCTGTGAAGATATGGCTGTTGGTCTTTCATGTGTCACCTGCAGCAACAATTCTCTGTAGGAGCTGTTGAAGATGCACAATTATGTTTAGaactatttgtttatttgtgtGTCAAGTAATTTGTGGACAAAAGCAAATCCAGATACTTCTGCAAAGAAAAAGTGGACGCAAACCTATTGGTACACTGGATGAAACTGTAGAGAGTAACATTATACTCTGTAACTTGAACACACAAagttttttgtttctcaaaaCGCAAGATTAACTGCTAACCTTGGTGAAAATATGTTTCTCTTCACACTTGTTCCCAACCATTTTCAAGCAGCAGTTGATTAGATTTACCTATACTTTTTCATTGGTTGCATTACAGAGTATAAGTTTTTTCCAGCTTGAAATTTGTTATTGTAATCGACATTTTGGTTGCACACGTATGTGGTGCAACTTCTTCCTTGTCAATGACTTTATGAGCTGTTAGCTCTGTGTTATGATCAGTGTATCCTCTGATATTCTTGTTTCTTGATTTGTATATTGTCTTGTTGCATGCTATAGAGtggattttttgttttgatttggcttaagaaattttgatttagcaGTCTCTTTTACTTAAATCTTAATGGTTGTTAGTATTTCCTTTCTAATGTGATGCAAAAGTTGACCTTAGTCTGGAATGTGATATCCAATGGAAAGTTGATTTTAAGAAGCTGCATATATGTCAAGGTTCTGGTCATCTGTTGTAaactgtaaatttttatagcAGAAGGGAAAAAATTGCATTGCTGGATGATCGTagcatttcttttattatggGGCTTATGCTGCTTGTTCACTTTGGTTTctgatttatattttgatcTGTTTTCTGCTACATGCAGTACGTAAGACCTGGTGCAGCACCAATGCCTGGAGCCACTACAGGTGGTCCTGGAGGAGCTCCGGGTCAGGTTCGTCCACTCATGGGTGCTATGTCTGGTCGTGGTAGAGGTGATTGGAGGCCACCTGGAATGAAAGCTGCTCCTCCCATGCAAAAAGGTTTCCATACTAGTTTTGGAATGCCTGGTTGGGGTAACAATATGGCGGGGCGAGGTTTTGGTGGTGGGCTGGAATTCACGCTTCCTTCTCACAAGTAATTGCTCAGTTTTCAATAATTGTGTTATTACTTAATGTTAGTTGGTAGTGTGAATTTTGTGCATAATGTATTAAATCCATTTTATTTTGGCTTGTAGAAGCTGAAAATGGAGACAAATTGCTTGTTGCAGGATGCCTATTGGCTTCTGTCAAACTTTGTTATGTTTCATTCTTCTAATATCATGTCCAAACTCTTGTAATTTCATTGTTTGGTTTCACCTGACCAATTTTTGTTTAATCCCTATGTGATTTCAGGACTATATTTGATGTTGACATTGATAGTTTTGAGGAAAAGCCGTGGAAATATCCTGGTGTAGATCTCTCTGACTTCTTCAACTTTGGTCTTAATGAGGAGAGCTGGAAAGATTATTGCAAACAACTGGTAATTATTAGCTTTAATGATATCTTATTTCTTTCTTGTGGGAACTAAGGTCTAAGAAGTTTGGATTTTAAAATCTTGTAGGAACAACACCGCTTGGAGACGACCATGCAAAGCAAAATTCGTGTTTATGAAAGTGGGCGAACAGAGCAGGTAATTAGGTGTTTACGCATATCTGAGAAAATGTTTCCGTGTAACAGTTAAGTGCATAGGTTGATGGCATTGGTTCTGCTATTGCTATTAATGTTATAATTGTCTTGCTTTCTTTTAGGATTATGATCCGGATTTGCCTCCAGAATTGGCAGCAGCAACTGGGCAAGAGGTTCCAGCAGATGCTGCTAATCTTGCAAAGTCAGATGGTGGACAACATGACGTGACAAAAGGAACTGCTCGAGTGCGACCACCAGTAGTAAGCTTCAGTCGCCAGTTTTACAGAAaagcataattataaaaaccaTCCTGTTAGATGTAGATTCTTTAaccatatttatattttgccTGTAAATATATATCTTGGTACTTGAGATATGCCATGACCTGTGTCTGTATCCTCTCTTCGCTTGCTCTCCAATATCAAGTAACTATTTCATTATGAGTGTAATAGACAACTCCATTTCCATATATTGTAGACcttttttgctatttttttaTCTGTTTGATAATTtaccatattttatttattgtacCAGCCAACTGGGAGAGCAATACAGGTGGAGGGTGGTTATGGTGAACGCCTCCCATCCATTGATACTCGGCCACCTCGTATCCGTGATTCAGATGCAATTATTGAGGTTACCAGTCAAATCTTGTTTGGATTGCGCTTAGCCTAAGTCTTATTTAGTATCTATGTGTTACTTATCCAATATAGTTGAACTCATAATTTTGTAAACAGATTGTCTGTCAGGACACTTTAGACGATGATTCCTCCATAGGCAATGTTGTTGTAGACCAAACAGAAAATGATCTGCCAAGAGGGGATCTTAGAGGAGATCTTGCATCTGAAGCTGATGTTGCACGTGAAGATGCTGAATATTTTGATGGTTTTCCAGATGCTTATAATAGTCAAAAGAGGGAGGTAGTTGGAAGGAGGACTCTGAACTCTGTTCAGAGTAATGAGCCTGAAGATGGGATTTTGCCCTTCCCTGCAGAAGCATCACTTCCATATGGTCCTGGATCTAGGGGTCAGAGTCCTATGTATTCTAGTGGAAACTTTAGTAGCCCTCGTGATGAAAGGTATGAAGCCACCTCGAATCAATATAGTGTTGTCTAATATCATGTATGTTGTTACCTTTTTTGGTGATACTACGCTTCTTCAAGTAGAGAGGTGAAGCACTGGTCCACCTCAAACATGATCCTACACTTGCTTGTACTGGTTGTGTAGATCTCAATTGTACACTTTTTCCTTGGCATCTttcaattagaaaaataaatgcatGCTAAAGAAATGACGTAGTTGTGATAAATTGATAATTCATTTTCGTGGAGAAACACTCTATAGTGAAAGAGATATATTAGTTGCTATGTTAAGAATTCATGTGCCTTGAGAAGCATGAAGGAACTTTACGGATTTCGGGAGTCAtctaaaatgaaatgatgatgTGTTAGTTTCCTGTTTATCTGAAGCAGAGAAAATAAATGTGAACCAAAATGGCTGTGGTGAAAATTGATGAAGTTGGTAGCAGTTCTTTATTTCTTGTACCATATAGGTCTAATTGATAGAGATACTTTTGCCTTTCGTAACTTAGCTGTAGCAGTTTTCATCAtggtttgttttctttaagCAGATGGATTACTTTCTTGAATGTTTGGCTGTGAAGGGGAATGAACTCCGGTCATTgttatcattatttattttgtatctTTTGCTGAGCTCATAATGAATTCCAGCCTTCATGATCATTTCATAATTTGATAGTGAGAGATACAATTTGGTTTGAAAGGTTGGTTGTGACTTTGATCTAGGATTTCTTACTTAATTGTCTTTGGTTATTTTTAGGGTTGCTGTTAGCTTGATGTTTTAGTTCATTATTGAGGTGGTAATATTACAACTGCATGTATAAATACCACTAACCCTCTTCTCCAAACAGGCATCAACAGGGAAGAGCACACGAGAGATCCCCTCGCATGACACCTATTCAAGGTAGACGTGAGAAGTTCAGTGATGCCCAGAAGGAAGAATCTGTTGAAAGCATGGATGCTAAATCTCCTGATGCCAGGGAGATAAGTGTGGAGCGTAAAgatgatgttgatgatgaGCTTGACCCGGCCGATGGAAACCCTGTTACAGAAAAGGATGAACAGATAAATGAGACCCATGAAGTTGAGAATTCTCCTAAtcccatgaaaaatgaaaaaagaagttCCCATGGGGAGCAACGGATGCTTCAAGaacttgatgatgatgaggattCTAGGGCTGCAAGAAGTAGTGAAAACAGCAAAGCAAGATCTGGCAGCAGCAGAGATTATCAGAAGTGGCGAGATGGTGCTGAAGAGGAAGTTGTTCAAGGTGGACGTTTGTCCCGCATGGGAATTGTCAAGAAGCATCTTGATGAACATGATCAGAATTTCCGGAGAAAAGATCGAGAGGGGAGACATGAGATTGAAAGAAATCGCATGGTAGGTAAACCAGGGGAGGATTCTTATCCTCTTAGGGACTTTGATGCTAGCTTGTCACATAATTTGCACACTAAAGCAGAGGGTTTTGATAGGCGAAGGGAGCGTGACAACCCTGATGGTACTTGGCAACGGAGAGAAGATGATCTTTACAATAGAAAAAGTAGAACTGAGGACTTAAGGAAGAGAGAGCGTGATGATGAAATGGGTTCTAGGAACAGGGCTAAGATTCGAGAAAGTGAGAGGAGTGACAAAGATGATTATCCGCATTCTAGAAAACAGTTGGATAATGGCAGTTTTAAAGTTCATCATGATAAGGATGTCAGTGCTAGACATAGGGAAAGAGATGATAATTTGAAGAGTAGGTATGAAGCAGCGGATGATTACCAAagcaaaagaaggaaagatgAGGAATATCTGAGAAGGGACCATGCAGACAAAGAGGAAATCTTGCATGGTCACAGAGAATCCAGCAGCAGTCGCAGGAAGCGAGAAAGGGATGAAATTACAGACCAGCGTAAGAGAAATGAGCGACCAAGAATTAGAGACAATTTTGATGAACATCATTCAGTTCGGCATAAAGATGAGGTCTGGTTGCACAGAGAGAGGGTTGAGAGGCAGCGAGAGAGGGATGAATGGCATAGGCTAAAGCAATCCCATGATGAAAGTTTACCAAAACGGGAGAGAGAAGAAGTACGAGGTATTGTGAGGAGTGGCCGTGGTTCAGAAGACAAAGCATGGGTTGCCCATACCAGGGCAAAGGATGAATATAAAGGTTCTGAAAAAGAATACCAACTCAAAGAGACAGTACGTCACAGTGAACAGGTGAAGAGAAGGGAACGGAATGATGATGAAAGTTTCTCACGCCATAGAGGGCGTGAAGATTCTTATGCACGCGGACACCAATTTGGCAATGAGGAGAGAAGATCCAGGCAGGAAAGGTCAAGCACTCGGAATGACCATGCTGCCAATGCTTCAGATAGCCAAAGAGGGGAGAAGAAACATAAAGAAAACACTAGGAAGGATAGAGAATCTGAAGGTGGAGATCCAATCACTTTGGGTTCTgccaagagaaatcaagaagaTTTAAGTGGTCAGAACAATGAAACGGTATGTTTCATAGACTCAAGGACATAATGTTTCTTTAGTAATAAGGAGAAAAATACCACAGCAATTTTCTGGAAACGAGCCAATACATGTGCATACTTATATAAAGTTGATGCAGTTTCTTCAAAATTAGAGATTCTGGTTTTGATTACTTGATCATTGATGTCTTTGGTTGAAATATCTTCTTTCGTCAATATATATCTTTTAAGAGTTTAGAGGACTGTGTGTGGCTACTAGCAGAATTCTCGGGTCCAGACATTTACTTTAAGATTGAGAGTAATTAAAAGCACCTAATTCATGAATCTTTTTGCCAAGCAGATAGGATTTGTTGTTAGGGTAGATACCTATCATGGGTgcagttattttttttcctggtCTTAAGCATTTGCTGAGGATATACTGAGGGTGTTAGTCTCATGATGAGATCAATCTTATCATCCTGGTCATTAGATATtgtcttttcaattttttttttaaaatgctcCAGCAAGAACACACCAGCCATCTCAATTTCTATGATCATTCAATCAGTTTGGGCAAAAGTTTCAGGAAGCAATGTTTAATAACAAACTCATTATCTCCTGTCAAACTTGGTGTGATTTGGATGCTATCAATAATTTACTGCTGTTTATAAAGCCTGCCACTGTTGGACATgaatttctatttattttattagtaacTTCTTTTTTTAGCTTAATATTTGGCTGTCATGATCTCGATCATTTTTGAGGCTTGCAAAGTGAATTCTTTAAAGTCCTGCTGTTTGGGTATGAATTTTGTATTGTTATTGGTTTGGCATTAAGGCTTTGTTTGGATTGAGGGGAGGGGATGGGGGAAGACCtttcaacttttattttttttaagcacTCCAAATCAGGGGGATTTGGAGGGGAAGGATTCCTTGTTAAAACTTCTTTGACTGTGTAGAcaaaattattcttattttaacCGTTCATTTTAATATGTAAAGGTTGTAAttctaaaagaaaacaatgagTTATCATTGACAATAAGCTTGATTTCAGATAACATGATCTAATTTGAACACGAAGGAAAGTTGAATTTTGAACTTAACACTTATGGTTTTTGGACTTTTCCTGTGCCATTATAAAGACATAGCGTATTCAAATGTAATTTAGGTAGGTTAACTTTGTGATCCCTTCTTAATTAAATGCTGGAGTTGTCCTGCTGCAGAACTCACCTATTAATGTTGTCATTATAGttataacaataataattgttattatcattattattattacctTTTGCGTTGGTTAGGGCTTGAAAAGTGGTGAGAAGAACGAGAACCCAGCGCACTATAACTCTTCCAGAAAACATAAAGAAGATGCTTCTTCAGATGATGAACAGCAAGAGTCGAAGCGAGGGCGCTCCAAATTGGAACGTTGGACAAGCCATAAGGAGAGGGATTACAGTATCAACAGCAAGTCATCGGCTTCCTTGAAGTTCAAGGAGATTGAGAAGATTAATAATGTGGCATCTTcagaatcaaacaaaattcCAGATGAACGTGGTAAGTCAATTGAGCCTGCTGAGAACCATCATCCTTTATCCGAAGATAAAGGTGTTGGTGAGCCAGAGATCAAGGATGCTGATATAAGACCATTGGAGGATCGGCACCTTGACACTGTTGAGAAGCTGAAGAAGCGAAGTGAGAGGTTCAAACTTCCAATGCCTAGTGAGAAAGATGCCCTGGCAATAAAGAAGATGGAGAGCGAGGCACTACCTTCGGCCAAGAATGAAACTCCTGCAGATTCAGAGATTAAACCGGAGAGGCCGGCCCGAAAACGAAGGTGGATCAGCAACTAATAATGGAATAAGTAACCTACATTTTTGCTGTGTTGCAACGTGTACTGGCCCtgattattcaatttatagAACCCCAAAGGTCCTGTCATGCcatatattttgatttggctACTATAGGGTTCCAGGGATGGGCATGTACCAGTGTAGTCGTAGGATACTGTAACAATGCGGCTGCCATGTACTTTTTCTCAGTCCTATGTGTATATACCAGAAAATGTAACATTGAACTAGTCACAACGGTGGCACATATTCCATTTAGTGTCAAATTGAGATGTGTTGCTCAGATTAGTTAATCTGGGCTGTGATGAAGGTCAAACacaggaaaagaaaatttggtAACGGGGTCCTTTCATCTGGCCTTGTGTAGAAGTTGGCGGCATCAGAGATGAGGAACTTGTTTTGATGCTTACAGTCTTCGGTTCTGATAGCTTTGgtgtttgaagaaaaattcGTTCAAACCGGTGAGAGCGTTTGAGGTACCTTTGCAATGGTTAGAGAAGATACCTTGAAGAAGGTGGCATGGGTGAATGGTTGGTAACCATTATTTGTATACCCTAGCTTGATTAGAGTTTTATCAATCTTCTCCTTgttttttctcactttttttGCTCTTCTTACATTTCATTTTTGGCAATTGGGGGGGTAGCCCTAAACACTGTGTTGAAAGCTTTTGTAATTTGAGAAAGAAGTTAgatgaaatgataaaaaaggGATAATTTTTGAGTTATTTCCATTCCATGGGAGTGCTCCGTCAATCCTGCTATTCGAATGTAAACAATTAACAAAATCACAAAGTGTCGGCGTACATGAACTTGTTGATCTTACAGAGGAATTGTagtggaaagaaaaaacaaatttggGGTCAGTTAGCCCAGTGCGGTTAAAGTGCTGAGTCTTAAGTGGATTGGAAACCGTGGGTCTATGAATGATGATCCGAGCAAAGGAAAAGGCAAAAACCAATTTGGGTTTTGAAAGCCCAGTCCGGTTGAAATATAAGAAGCTTAATTTAGCACTGGCAATGGCAATTGAGGCGCCGCGGCGGGACGGAACATCTTTCTGAGGGGAGAAGAAACCGGTCAAGTTTCTTCCATCTCTCTTTAGTAACTAACATGAACAGTAGtatgctttttctttctctttttgcttTGATTGGCTGCTGTTAGTGCTATGCATTGAGCAGAAAAGTTTCAGTTTGCATTGGCTTCTACGAAATCACTCTCAGCAGTCTAAATCGATACGTAGTTTTAATCAACGGGATCTTTGTTTCTGTGATTGTCTGTTGACAAGACAGACTGGATTCTTTGTGCTTTTCTTAATACAGTCAATTGTTTGTTTTCCTTGGTTTTCAACCTGTATTCTGTAGTCCGATCCTGGTGAAAGGGGATTGCATTTTAAGTGTTTGATCTTATTTCCCGCTAAATTCAATATTCTGGGAGATTTGTTTTTCATGTTATAAGTCAGTTTCTGCATTGAAgctagtgaaaattttgggcTGTTTTCGTTTACTCTGAAAACCATGGCATTTCTTATTTAGCATCTAACATGAGTTATTTTGCTTTTCCACAGTATTAGGAGTTCTGTCTGTTGCTCTCAACCAGAGTCTCTCGTGAAATCTTCATTGGTTTGCGTTGTTGCGCAAAGTCCTACAGTTTGCAGTTCTATTACGGAATCCCAAACTTAAGGATAATATTCTTCTTCTGTAACTTCAATGTCTCTGCGGAAGCCCCCACTCCCTAGAATCCTTCTCAATGATGTCTCTTGCATGAGAAATGCCCAACAAATCTTGCGA from Theobroma cacao cultivar B97-61/B2 chromosome 9, Criollo_cocoa_genome_V2, whole genome shotgun sequence harbors:
- the LOC18587870 gene encoding FIP1[V]-like protein, whose amino-acid sequence is MEDEDEFGDLYTDVLKPFSSTSTTSSATASAAPQHHQPSPTPANVHRPIDLNVQSQEDDISLFGGSRQIPATQTLAPFKSPSLPPAAAAVVPDSIPRRDSAPKPMVLDSKQEANDGKDVKFDIEEGGSNGIEDVGSDDPIIPGLTESVCQEDSVRNNNGNDNGIREGEAEAEGEGDDWDSDSEDDLQIVLNDNNHGPMAMERGGMMGEDDDEDGDALVIVADGDANQGVEEQEWGEEGGQVADGERKEGGEAGKVGGGASGGGSVVPPKVGYSNHGYHPFHSQFKYVRPGAAPMPGATTGGPGGAPGQVRPLMGAMSGRGRGDWRPPGMKAAPPMQKGFHTSFGMPGWGNNMAGRGFGGGLEFTLPSHKTIFDVDIDSFEEKPWKYPGVDLSDFFNFGLNEESWKDYCKQLEQHRLETTMQSKIRVYESGRTEQDYDPDLPPELAAATGQEVPADAANLAKSDGGQHDVTKGTARVRPPVPTGRAIQVEGGYGERLPSIDTRPPRIRDSDAIIEIVCQDTLDDDSSIGNVVVDQTENDLPRGDLRGDLASEADVAREDAEYFDGFPDAYNSQKREVVGRRTLNSVQSNEPEDGILPFPAEASLPYGPGSRGQSPMYSSGNFSSPRDERHQQGRAHERSPRMTPIQGRREKFSDAQKEESVESMDAKSPDAREISVERKDDVDDELDPADGNPVTEKDEQINETHEVENSPNPMKNEKRSSHGEQRMLQELDDDEDSRAARSSENSKARSGSSRDYQKWRDGAEEEVVQGGRLSRMGIVKKHLDEHDQNFRRKDREGRHEIERNRMVGKPGEDSYPLRDFDASLSHNLHTKAEGFDRRRERDNPDGTWQRREDDLYNRKSRTEDLRKRERDDEMGSRNRAKIRESERSDKDDYPHSRKQLDNGSFKVHHDKDVSARHRERDDNLKSRYEAADDYQSKRRKDEEYLRRDHADKEEILHGHRESSSSRRKRERDEITDQRKRNERPRIRDNFDEHHSVRHKDEVWLHRERVERQRERDEWHRLKQSHDESLPKREREEVRGIVRSGRGSEDKAWVAHTRAKDEYKGSEKEYQLKETVRHSEQVKRRERNDDESFSRHRGREDSYARGHQFGNEERRSRQERSSTRNDHAANASDSQRGEKKHKENTRKDRESEGGDPITLGSAKRNQEDLSGQNNETGLKSGEKNENPAHYNSSRKHKEDASSDDEQQESKRGRSKLERWTSHKERDYSINSKSSASLKFKEIEKINNVASSESNKIPDERGKSIEPAENHHPLSEDKGVGEPEIKDADIRPLEDRHLDTVEKLKKRSERFKLPMPSEKDALAIKKMESEALPSAKNETPADSEIKPERPARKRRWISN